The proteins below come from a single Elgaria multicarinata webbii isolate HBS135686 ecotype San Diego chromosome 11, rElgMul1.1.pri, whole genome shotgun sequence genomic window:
- the TBRG1 gene encoding transforming growth factor beta regulator 1: MKKTPRKNQGERYRLKFRRLCRAAKVLVYENAALCDEIARLEAKYLRVREERRFLLARLLQAQAEDEPPAPNLAAVSQPSPDELTVRKPRRERKGKENGRASKRRAAPELGARRPVPPLPLDPSGRPVFPITLGSLTIYSLGEIVPDRPGFHTESAIYPVGYCSTRIFASTRRPVHRCLYTCQIKDGGAGPLFEIAPEDEPGCVMAGSTPDACHAQLLEAVGAAQLEPAGAEFFGLSHPAIQHLIQSCSGARKCAGYRWFRFEVCRPADGPPPEGLPPGNPGTDYEAFQNQGLAGPVGLDFSATTPSPPSGNGYAELFLPCAPSGGSPIPQSPESDTD, encoded by the coding sequence ATGAAGAAAACACCACGAAAAAACCAAGGCGAGCGTTACCGCCTGAAGTTCCGGCGTCTGTGCCGGGCAGCCAAGGTGCTCGTTTACGAGAACGCGGCTTTGTGCGATGAGATCGCCAGGCTTGAGGCCAAATACCTGCGTGTACGCGAAGAGCGCCGGTTCCTGCTTGCTCGCTTGTTGCAGGCGCAGGCTGAAGACGAGCCTCCCGCGCCAAACCTCGCTGCCGTTTCTCAGCCCTCACCGGACGAGCTGACTGTCCGCAAGCCCCGCCGGGAACGCAAAGGCAAAGAGAACGGCCGGGCGTCCAAGCGCAGAGCAGCCCCGGAGCTGGGTGCCCGCCGGCCGGTCCCGCCACTACCGTTGGATCCTTCTGGCCGGCCAGTGTTTCCCATCACGCTGGGGTCGCTGACTATCTACAGTTTGGGTGAAATTGTCCCCGACCGCCCTGGTTTCCACACGGAGAGTGCCATCTACCCGGTTGGGTACTGCAGCACCCGGATCTTTGCCAGCACCCGCAGACCAGTTCACCGGTGCCTCTACACCTGCCAGATCAAGGATGGTGGTGCCGGGCCGCTCTTTGAGATTGCTCCCGAAGATGAGCCAGGCTGCGTCATGGCTGGCTCCACGCCGGATGCCTGCCATGCTCAACTGCTGGAGGCTGTGGGGGCGGCCCAGCTGGAGCCGGCAGGAGCAGAATTCTTTGGGCTTTCGCACCCGGCCATCCAGCACCTCATCCAGAGCTGCTCTGGCGCTCGCAAGTGCGCTGGGTACCGCTGGTTCCGCTTTGAGGTGTGCCGCCCGGCAGATGGGCCCCCTCCAGAGGGGTTGCCCCCAGGAAATCCCGGAACTGACTACGAGGCTTTCCAAAACCAAGGCTTGGCAGGGCCCGTGGGCCTGGACTTCTCTGCTACGACCCCTTCCCCACCCAGTGGCAACGGATATGCAGAACTTTTCCTGCCTTGTGCTCCCTCCGGAGGGTCCCCCATTCCCCAAAGCCCAGAAAGTGACACTGACTGA